Below is a window of Bacteroides sp. DNA.
CAGCGTCCTTTCCAGTCGCTCAAATCGGGAGTTAAGCTCTCCGATTTCTGCCTGCTGCTCTTTAAGGGCTTCCAGCAGAAGGACGCTGAGTTTATCGTAGGCAATGGATTTAAAGCCATTGGGGTCAGTCGATACCAGTTGGGGGAAGATCTTCTCCACCTCCTGGGCGATCAGGCCGATCTGGGGGTCGGTGGAGAAGCCCATTTCGGGGAATTCCTCGGTTCTCAAGAAATAATTTACGGCCTTCAATTCCATCACCAGTGGCAACACCTGGTTCATCGGGCTGATGTCTTTTTTCCAGCGGATATCCGATCCGGTCCAGGCCCCAGCACTGCAATAGGCAGTTCCATAAACCGTTAGCTTATATCCAGGATTTGTTGCTCCAATACCGAAATTTCCTGCATTATTAAAATAGTTGTTTCCATATCCTGAAATTAAAACCGTTGTTTCCGGGGTAGTAGCGTCATATACGTGAATTGCCCCATAGGAGAAACCTGCTTCACCCGATTGCCGGATTATTACTTTTGGTCTGTCATCCGAATCATAAAACCCTGCAATTCCGTAACTTCCATTGGTATGCGATTTTACTTCAAGGCGATAGACCGGGTCGATGGTGCCAATGCCCACGTTGCCGTTTTTAAGTACCGTCAGGGCATTTCTTTTGTCTGAACCTGATGTTCCGATACCTATTTCAAAAATGGGGTCGGTTGCAACCCAGGTGGAAGGATTTCCTCCACCGATATTATAACTTCCTACAGCAACAGAGGTGAGGCTTGAAGCAGTTGCACCATCGCCTATTGCAGTAGAATTTACTCCTGAAGCAAGGGAACTTCTTCCCATTGCGATTGAGTAATAACCCGAAGCTGTGGAAAAATATCCCATTGCTGTGGAAAGGTTTCCTGAAGCAGTTGTTTCAAATCCCGTTGCAAAAGAATAATTTCCTACATTCCCTTGGTCCCACTGGTTTAAGCTAACCCGTCCAGCCCTGAAAGCCGCTTTATCGGAATACCACATCATCCGTGTACCAGCCCCGGATACCGGGGGTGCCCCGGGGGATGTGGACTTATATTCACCAACAAAAACCACATTGCCTTCCCCCGTGCCTGTGCCTTCTGTGTGGAGCAGGGCGGTGGGGTTTGTTGTATTGATCCCTACACGTCCATTTTTAATATTGAACACGGGTCCATGCAGATTGGTGTCGTACAGGGTAAATAAATCATCTCCTTCACCCCAGAGATCATATCCTATGGCAAATTTTTCCGTTTCATTTTTCCAGAAGGTGATTTTTTGGACATAATCTCCTCCTGCTGAAACATTCGTTAAACGAATATGCGGAATACCGGTGGAAGCCACTTCCAGCGGGGCTTGAGGGCTTAATGTTCCTATTCCAACGAAGCCAGTTCTGCCGATGGAGCCAATAGGGCCCAAATCGCCTTCCCAGGTCGGGTCAGTCTCCAGGGCCTGCATCGCATAGCCCACGCTGGAGATCTTGGTGCGGGGACTCATTTCGGCCCCTGCGCCCACCTGGATGCCGATCCAGCGGTCCGCACCGCTGAAATGGGTTTGGCTAAAGGGGGTGATCTCGCTCAGCTTCACCTGGAACAAGCCATC
It encodes the following:
- a CDS encoding tail fiber domain-containing protein, which codes for DGLFQVKLSEITPFSQTHFSGADRWIGIQVGAGAEMSPRTKISSVGYAMQALETDPTWEGDLGPIGSIGRTGFVGIGTLSPQAPLEVASTGIPHIRLTNVSAGGDYVQKITFWKNETEKFAIGYDLWGEGDDLFTLYDTNLHGPVFNIKNGRVGINTTNPTALLHTEGTGTGEGNVVFVGEYKSTSPGAPPVSGAGTRMMWYSDKAAFRAGRVSLNQWDQGNVGNYSFATGFETTASGNLSTAMGYFSTASGYYSIAMGRSSLASGVNSTAIGDGATASSLTSVAVGSYNIGGGNPSTWVATDPIFEIGIGTSGSDKRNALTVLKNGNVGIGTIDPVYRLEVKSHTNGSYGIAGFYDSDDRPKVIIRQSGEAGFSYGAIHVYDATTPETTVLISGYGNNYFNNAGNFGIGATNPGYKLTVYGTAYCSAGAWTGSDIRWKKDISPMNQVLPLVMELKAVNYFLRTEEFPEMGFSTDPQIGLIAQEVEKIFPQLVSTDPNGFKSIAYDKLSVLLLEALKEQQAEIGELNSRFERLERTLENLVEK